Proteins found in one Fundidesulfovibrio terrae genomic segment:
- a CDS encoding DASS family sodium-coupled anion symporter: protein MSATVLEPMTRGKFLGLSAAVMAMAAVMFMPQPAGLPVAGQRMLAILAFAVIVWMSEAVNYSISSALIMVLVAIGLGFAPDLANPKILMGTNKALGMALSGFSNTAFALVGGAMFISAAMMLTGLDKRLALLILSKVGAKTNRILAGVILVGFILSFFVPSTTARVSCMVPIVMGIIVAFGVSVKSRFAAVLMIATAQADSIWNVGIKTAAAQNMIAVNFIEKQLGHSITWLEWFLAAAPFALVMSVVLYFILLKMLPPEVKEIPGGHEAIERELNKLGPMSASEKKLMLISMGLLFFWSTEKVLHDLDTSTTTLAAIALMLMPGVGVMCWKQAQAKVAWGTIVLFGVGISLGQVLLTTKAADWLAQYIVSAFGLQAMSSLGIIAVLAAFLIVIHLGFASATGLSAAMIPIVISVFQALKAPGLNIVGMTMIIQYVICFGFILPVNAPQNMVAYSTETFEAKDFIRTGIPITLAAYAGIILMSMTYWNWIGLVR from the coding sequence ATGTCCGCCACCGTCCTCGAACCCATGACCCGGGGGAAGTTCCTGGGCCTGTCCGCCGCCGTGATGGCCATGGCGGCCGTCATGTTCATGCCCCAGCCCGCCGGGCTGCCCGTGGCCGGGCAGCGCATGCTCGCCATCCTGGCCTTCGCCGTCATCGTCTGGATGAGCGAGGCCGTGAACTACTCGATCAGTTCCGCCCTCATCATGGTGCTGGTGGCCATCGGGCTGGGATTCGCGCCTGATCTCGCCAACCCCAAGATCCTCATGGGCACCAACAAGGCCCTGGGCATGGCCCTCTCCGGCTTCTCCAACACCGCCTTCGCCCTGGTGGGCGGGGCCATGTTCATCTCCGCCGCCATGATGCTCACGGGCCTGGACAAGCGCCTGGCCCTTTTGATCCTCTCCAAGGTGGGGGCCAAGACCAACCGGATACTGGCCGGGGTCATCCTGGTGGGCTTCATATTGAGCTTCTTCGTGCCCTCCACCACGGCCCGCGTCTCCTGCATGGTGCCCATCGTCATGGGCATTATCGTGGCCTTCGGCGTGAGCGTGAAGAGCCGCTTCGCCGCCGTGCTCATGATCGCCACGGCCCAGGCCGACTCCATCTGGAACGTGGGCATCAAGACCGCCGCCGCCCAGAACATGATCGCCGTGAACTTCATCGAGAAGCAGCTCGGCCACTCCATCACCTGGCTGGAGTGGTTCCTGGCCGCCGCGCCCTTCGCACTGGTGATGTCCGTGGTGCTCTATTTCATCCTCCTCAAGATGCTGCCCCCCGAGGTGAAGGAGATTCCCGGCGGACACGAGGCCATCGAGCGGGAGCTCAACAAGCTCGGCCCCATGAGCGCCAGCGAGAAGAAGCTCATGCTCATCTCCATGGGGCTTCTCTTTTTCTGGTCCACCGAGAAGGTGTTGCACGACCTGGACACCTCCACCACCACCCTGGCGGCCATCGCACTGATGCTCATGCCGGGGGTTGGGGTCATGTGCTGGAAGCAGGCCCAGGCCAAGGTGGCCTGGGGCACCATCGTGCTCTTCGGCGTGGGCATAAGCCTGGGCCAGGTGCTGCTCACCACCAAGGCCGCGGACTGGCTGGCCCAGTACATCGTCTCCGCCTTCGGGCTGCAGGCCATGTCGTCGCTGGGCATCATCGCGGTGCTGGCGGCCTTCCTCATCGTGATCCACCTGGGGTTCGCCAGCGCCACCGGGCTGTCCGCGGCCATGATCCCCATCGTCATCTCGGTGTTCCAGGCTCTCAAGGCCCCGGGACTCAACATCGTGGGCATGACCATGATCATCCAGTACGTCATCTGCTTCGGCTTCATCCTGCCGGTGAACGCGCCGCAGAACATGGTGGCCTACAGCACCGAGACCTTCGAGGCCAAGGACTTCATCCGCACCGGCATCCCCATCACCCTGGCGGCATACGCCGGGATCATCCTGATGAGCATGACCTACTGGAACTGGATCGGACTGGTGCGCTAG
- a CDS encoding 4Fe-4S dicluster domain-containing protein has translation MAKKVLKELIIDRNWCKGCRICVQFCPQKVLDVDGEDKAVASRPWDCVACGMCELRCPDLAITVVTQDAPGQEDREREPGQRPDQEQDLTQAPENGK, from the coding sequence GTGGCGAAAAAAGTGCTCAAGGAACTCATCATCGACCGCAACTGGTGCAAGGGCTGCCGCATCTGCGTGCAGTTCTGCCCACAGAAGGTCCTGGACGTGGACGGGGAGGACAAGGCCGTGGCCTCGCGCCCTTGGGACTGCGTGGCCTGCGGCATGTGCGAGCTGCGCTGCCCCGACCTGGCCATCACCGTGGTCACCCAGGACGCTCCCGGCCAGGAAGACCGGGAGCGGGAGCCCGGGCAGCGGCCGGACCAGGAACAGGACCTGACGCAGGCGCCGGAGAACGGGAAATGA
- a CDS encoding 2-oxoacid:acceptor oxidoreductase subunit alpha has translation MSSKVTFIQGNEACVEGALYAGLEFFAGYPITPSTEIAEHLAARLPAAGGRFIQMEDEIASMCAIIGASLTGCKVMTATSGPGFSLKQEALGYAVMAEIPCVVVSVMRGGPSTGIPTHVSQGDVNQARWGTHGDHSIICMTASNHQDVFALTVEAFNLAETYRTPVVLLLDEVVGHMREKLVMPEPGELPLVGRLRTAVKEGVNYHPYLPREDGRLPMSDFGGVHRYNVTGLFHDMWGFPTDNPTVVRDLLRHLVDKIENNATQICRYREYFLEDAECILVSYGSSARSALHLVEERRAMGDRYGLLELQTLWPFPEAAVREKCARAKHVVVVEMNMGQIMQQVKLAVEKPDRVYLVNRYDGVLITPGDIMNTLRLIQGKGV, from the coding sequence ATGAGTTCCAAAGTCACGTTCATTCAAGGCAACGAAGCCTGCGTGGAGGGCGCGCTCTACGCGGGCCTGGAGTTCTTCGCGGGCTACCCCATCACGCCCTCCACCGAGATCGCCGAGCATCTGGCCGCCCGCCTGCCCGCCGCGGGCGGCAGGTTCATCCAGATGGAGGACGAGATCGCCTCCATGTGCGCCATCATCGGGGCCTCGCTCACCGGCTGCAAGGTCATGACTGCCACCAGCGGCCCGGGCTTCTCCCTCAAGCAGGAAGCCCTGGGCTACGCGGTCATGGCCGAGATTCCCTGCGTGGTGGTCAGCGTCATGCGCGGCGGGCCCTCCACGGGCATCCCCACCCACGTGAGCCAGGGGGACGTGAACCAGGCCCGCTGGGGCACCCACGGCGACCACTCCATCATCTGCATGACCGCCTCCAACCATCAGGACGTCTTCGCCCTCACCGTGGAGGCCTTCAACCTGGCCGAAACCTACCGTACGCCGGTGGTGCTCCTGCTCGATGAGGTTGTCGGGCACATGCGCGAGAAGCTGGTCATGCCCGAACCCGGCGAACTGCCCCTGGTGGGCAGGCTCCGCACCGCCGTGAAGGAAGGGGTCAACTACCACCCCTACCTGCCCCGCGAGGACGGCCGCCTGCCCATGTCCGATTTCGGCGGGGTGCACCGCTACAACGTCACCGGCCTCTTCCACGACATGTGGGGCTTCCCCACCGACAACCCCACCGTGGTGCGCGACCTCCTGCGCCACCTGGTGGACAAGATCGAGAACAACGCTACGCAGATCTGCCGCTACCGGGAATACTTCCTGGAGGACGCCGAGTGCATCCTGGTGTCCTACGGCTCCTCGGCGCGCTCCGCCCTGCACCTGGTGGAGGAGCGCCGGGCCATGGGCGACCGCTACGGCCTGCTGGAACTGCAGACCCTGTGGCCCTTCCCCGAGGCCGCCGTGCGCGAGAAGTGCGCCAGGGCCAAGCACGTGGTGGTGGTGGAGATGAACATGGGGCAGATCATGCAGCAGGTGAAGCTGGCCGTGGAAAAGCCGGACCGGGTGTACCTGGTGAACCGCTACGACGGCGTGCTCATCACCCCGGGCGACATCATGAACACCCTGCGGCTCATCCAGGGCAAGGGGGTGTAG
- a CDS encoding 2-oxoacid:ferredoxin oxidoreductase subunit beta — MSIRKYIRSRFFPHIWCPGCGHGTVLNGLLRAMDALNINKNNVVMVSGIGCSSRISGYVDFHTLHTLHGRALAFATGVKLSRPELRLIVPMGDGDALAIGGNHFIHAARRNIDITAIVMNNRVYGMTGGQYSPLSGEGVTATTAPLGSIDRGFDVAALAQAAGATFVARSTTYHVKELSKVLMQAIEHKGFSVVEVLSQCPTYFGRKNKQGDAVAMMEGYKAGTTPVGSKAKQENPALIERGVFVQREAPEYCDEYGKVIEKAKAKAQARAKA, encoded by the coding sequence ATGTCCATCCGCAAGTACATCCGCTCCAGGTTCTTCCCGCACATCTGGTGCCCCGGCTGCGGCCACGGCACGGTATTGAACGGCCTTTTGCGGGCCATGGACGCCCTCAACATCAACAAGAACAACGTGGTCATGGTGTCGGGCATCGGCTGCTCGTCGCGCATCTCCGGCTACGTGGACTTCCACACCCTGCACACCCTGCACGGACGCGCCCTGGCCTTTGCCACCGGCGTCAAGCTCTCGCGCCCCGAGCTTCGGCTCATCGTGCCCATGGGCGACGGCGACGCCCTGGCCATCGGCGGCAACCACTTCATCCACGCCGCCAGGCGCAACATCGACATCACCGCCATCGTCATGAACAACCGGGTCTACGGCATGACCGGAGGGCAGTACTCCCCGCTCTCCGGCGAGGGCGTCACGGCCACCACCGCGCCGCTGGGAAGCATCGACCGGGGCTTCGACGTGGCCGCCCTGGCCCAGGCCGCCGGAGCCACCTTCGTGGCCCGCTCCACCACCTACCACGTCAAGGAACTCTCCAAGGTGCTCATGCAGGCCATCGAGCACAAGGGGTTCTCCGTGGTGGAGGTGCTCAGCCAGTGCCCCACGTACTTCGGCCGCAAAAACAAGCAGGGCGACGCCGTGGCCATGATGGAAGGGTACAAGGCGGGCACGACCCCGGTGGGCTCCAAGGCCAAGCAGGAGAACCCGGCCCTCATCGAGCGCGGCGTCTTCGTCCAGCGAGAGGCCCCGGAATACTGCGACGAGTACGGCAAGGTCATCGAGAAGGCCAAGGCCAAAGCCCAGGCCCGGGCCAAGGCGTAG
- a CDS encoding 2-oxoacid:acceptor oxidoreductase family protein, protein MDYGKLVFSGSGGQGVITAAIILAEAAVLHEGLVAVQSQSYGPEARGGATRSDVIISSTPIHYPKVQQPNVLVCLTQVAYNKYSPIIRPGGLLMTDTRHVTIQRGVDALHIELPLYATVLEKLAQPIVLNICMLGALIGLTGLVKPESIMKVLESRIPPSFLDVNRKALDIGMELGESAAF, encoded by the coding sequence ATGGACTACGGCAAATTGGTGTTTTCCGGCTCCGGCGGCCAGGGCGTCATCACCGCCGCCATCATCCTGGCCGAGGCGGCCGTGCTGCACGAGGGCCTGGTGGCCGTGCAGTCCCAGTCCTACGGCCCCGAGGCCAGGGGCGGCGCCACGCGCTCGGACGTGATCATATCCAGCACCCCCATCCACTACCCCAAGGTGCAGCAGCCCAACGTGCTGGTGTGCCTGACCCAGGTGGCCTACAACAAGTACTCGCCCATCATCCGCCCGGGTGGCCTCTTGATGACGGACACCCGCCACGTCACCATCCAGCGCGGAGTGGACGCCCTGCACATCGAACTGCCCCTGTACGCGACGGTGCTCGAAAAGCTCGCCCAGCCCATCGTGCTCAACATCTGCATGCTGGGGGCGCTCATCGGCCTGACGGGACTGGTGAAGCCGGAATCGATCATGAAGGTGCTGGAATCGCGCATCCCGCCGTCGTTCTTGGACGTGAACCGCAAGGCCCTGGACATCGGCATGGAGCTTGGCGAAAGCGCGGCGTTCTGA
- a CDS encoding acyl-CoA thioesterase — translation MDARKVSDTAVVMPVRMLPQDANPAGNVHGGVILRQIDLVGGIAATRYARSRVVTASIDRVDFLEPVKVGEVMVLKAQVNYVGSTSMEVGVRVEAEDMLSGETRHAATAYMTFVAMGQDGKPRALPALERETPEDQRRFSEAEARRHTRREERRRERS, via the coding sequence ATGGACGCGAGGAAAGTTTCGGATACGGCCGTGGTCATGCCCGTGCGCATGCTCCCCCAGGACGCCAACCCGGCGGGCAACGTCCACGGCGGGGTGATCCTCCGCCAGATCGACCTGGTGGGCGGCATCGCGGCCACCCGCTACGCCCGCTCGAGGGTGGTCACGGCCTCCATCGACCGGGTGGACTTCCTGGAGCCCGTGAAGGTTGGCGAGGTCATGGTGCTTAAGGCCCAGGTCAACTACGTGGGCTCGACCTCCATGGAGGTGGGCGTGCGCGTGGAGGCCGAGGACATGCTGAGCGGTGAAACGCGCCACGCGGCCACCGCTTACATGACTTTCGTGGCCATGGGACAGGACGGCAAGCCGCGCGCGCTCCCCGCGCTCGAGCGTGAAACCCCCGAGGACCAACGCCGCTTCAGCGAGGCCGAAGCCCGCCGCCACACCCGCCGGGAGGAGCGCCGCCGGGAACGCTCCTGA
- a CDS encoding Crp/Fnr family transcriptional regulator — MSGRHHKAKLNLLDILSKEENKTILAELNERSYRKRHLLFMPYHKEDLVFIVKEGKLRVYLGLDGKELSVAILGPGDVYSTHTRAYVEALEDTTILTCHAFKFFKLAGEQQSLNLALISSMGAMMSGTIATIENLYFNCTDKRVAAFFYEQALLNGEPNAAGTYLDIGLTVDNIAKIVGSSRQTVSTLISNLEKDGVLKKVARGEYLIKDMAELQVIANSCPE; from the coding sequence ATGTCGGGCAGACATCATAAAGCAAAGCTCAATTTGCTTGATATATTGTCGAAGGAAGAAAACAAAACCATACTCGCGGAGCTCAACGAACGCAGCTATCGCAAACGGCATCTGCTCTTCATGCCGTATCACAAGGAAGACCTCGTCTTCATAGTGAAGGAGGGCAAGCTCAGGGTCTACCTGGGCCTTGACGGCAAGGAGCTTTCCGTGGCCATCCTGGGCCCCGGAGACGTCTACAGCACCCACACCAGGGCCTATGTCGAAGCCCTGGAAGACACCACCATCCTGACCTGCCACGCCTTCAAGTTCTTCAAGCTCGCGGGCGAGCAGCAGTCGCTCAACCTAGCCCTCATCTCGTCCATGGGGGCCATGATGTCCGGCACCATCGCCACCATCGAAAACCTCTATTTCAACTGCACCGACAAGCGCGTTGCGGCCTTCTTCTACGAGCAGGCCTTACTCAACGGGGAGCCCAACGCCGCCGGAACCTACCTGGACATCGGCCTGACCGTGGACAACATCGCCAAGATCGTCGGCTCCTCGCGCCAGACTGTTTCCACCCTCATCTCGAATCTCGAAAAAGACGGCGTCCTCAAAAAAGTGGCCCGTGGAGAGTATTTGATCAAGGATATGGCTGAATTGCAGGTGATCGCCAACTCCTGCCCCGAATAA
- a CDS encoding proton-conducting transporter membrane subunit, whose amino-acid sequence MELSTQLGLLAGAALAVVGELRALRSLGELKRLMAFSALAQAGYILVGLSLGAGGGSAGALTHLLYQAAARAVWYLTLRSFADSKGDWSLNGLRGMGSASPANAALLGFALFAAIGVTPLGALPGKTLIIYAAVAGGHWLTALALAFASVMAALYTIRVVHAVCMETSKAEPAHVSAGILPMLLAGALALASLFPAPLLHLIGGASLPELEGAWPAAALIPYVGAFAVFLAGCYVPSVRNILIGIVTTATVAAAWPQAGAAPIQHVFTMLYALGGGVVALYSIGYMGRKKGSDRYFFFLFVMIATLIGLASAEDFGGFYGFWELMTFSSYMLVVHKPTHEALKAGAKYFVMCAGGAYFMQIGLLALHAAAPHAGIGQMGAALQAFGPVSGLALLLLAGFAVKAGFFPLHAWLPAAHPVAPSSISAPLSGLLTKAGVLGVALIVPVLAGQAGGHWILTLVTLMAAVTFILGELMALTQSDVKRMLAYSTLAQIGEIGLVLCLGTWAATVGALSHVVNHAVMKDLLFLAAGGLIMRAGTQRIDGLKGLGKAMPVTGACMAVGLVSIMGLPPMGGFFSKFLMLQAAMAAGQTWIAALVLIGSLIGCVYYGRLIKVLFFSPYEGQPVEEMPLTMRLAVGGLAALALVSGLIPSQWTSLVIPAATALFPASVGALPDISINWTLPVVLPLAGAAAAIFLRKDMRLSGKAATVGLALGLIALMVHMGDWGSLQWTFALLVLGLGVCNMAYSTGYMTHSHTGWRFFAVFSVMVAGLVGLCSTSSLIAFFCFWEIMSSWPLFFAIIHEESPSALKEGTKYFLFNIAGASFLFLGILCLGHVAGGFGFDAVNHAVTTLPATTWLPGLCLAGIGMLMKAAMLPVRIDYQMHPATAPTPVSGYISAMLLKSAPFGLMLARFVWAGGVSGDSAAALNTAMHIGVWIGGITILYAAVKALVQTGIKEMLIYSTVSQLGYIVVGVCLGTTLGVTGGLLHLFNHMLFKDLAFLCAGALMFATHAHNLEELGGVGRKMPVTLLCFCAALFSIAGMPPFNGFNSKLVIYYALIERGEMVLAIIAILSSVITLAYFLKFMHGAFFGQMSAAAERAHEVGPAMRIPIVILSVLCLLTGIFPGLALIPIAGIEQALNIQAPQVALSGITSGYGAFDMTLLSFMIIVVGGGVWLGVSRLTGRVRRTAIHTCGETSVDHRFTHVGAGDLYAAPLQILARMTKGHFALKRFGGHHE is encoded by the coding sequence ATGGAACTTTCCACCCAACTCGGACTTCTTGCCGGAGCAGCGCTCGCCGTAGTGGGCGAGCTCCGTGCATTGCGCTCCCTGGGAGAGCTCAAGCGCCTCATGGCGTTCTCGGCTCTGGCCCAGGCGGGCTATATTCTCGTGGGTTTGAGCCTCGGAGCCGGAGGCGGCAGCGCGGGGGCGCTGACGCATCTGCTTTACCAGGCCGCGGCCCGCGCAGTGTGGTACCTAACCCTGCGCTCCTTCGCCGACTCCAAGGGCGACTGGAGCCTGAACGGCCTGCGGGGCATGGGCTCCGCCAGCCCGGCCAACGCCGCCCTGCTGGGCTTCGCCCTGTTCGCGGCCATCGGCGTCACCCCCCTGGGCGCCCTGCCCGGCAAGACCCTCATCATCTACGCCGCCGTGGCCGGGGGCCACTGGCTCACCGCCCTGGCCCTGGCCTTCGCTTCGGTCATGGCCGCGCTCTACACCATCCGCGTGGTCCACGCCGTGTGCATGGAGACGTCCAAGGCCGAGCCCGCTCATGTGAGCGCGGGCATCCTGCCCATGCTGCTGGCCGGTGCGCTGGCCCTGGCCAGCCTGTTCCCCGCCCCCCTGCTGCACCTGATCGGCGGAGCCTCGCTGCCGGAACTCGAGGGCGCCTGGCCCGCCGCCGCGCTGATTCCCTACGTGGGAGCCTTCGCGGTCTTCCTGGCCGGATGCTACGTCCCGTCCGTGCGGAACATCCTGATCGGCATCGTGACCACCGCCACCGTCGCCGCCGCCTGGCCCCAGGCCGGGGCGGCCCCCATCCAGCACGTCTTCACCATGCTCTACGCCCTGGGCGGAGGCGTGGTGGCCCTGTATTCCATCGGCTACATGGGCCGCAAAAAGGGCTCGGACCGCTACTTCTTCTTCCTGTTCGTCATGATCGCCACCCTGATCGGACTGGCATCGGCGGAAGATTTCGGAGGCTTCTACGGCTTCTGGGAGCTCATGACCTTCTCGTCCTACATGCTGGTGGTGCACAAGCCCACTCATGAGGCCCTGAAGGCGGGCGCCAAGTACTTCGTCATGTGCGCGGGCGGCGCCTATTTCATGCAGATCGGCCTCCTGGCCTTGCATGCAGCCGCCCCCCACGCCGGCATCGGGCAGATGGGCGCGGCCCTGCAGGCCTTCGGCCCCGTGTCCGGGCTCGCCCTGCTGCTGCTTGCGGGCTTCGCGGTCAAGGCGGGCTTCTTCCCCCTGCACGCCTGGCTGCCCGCCGCCCACCCGGTGGCCCCGTCGTCCATCTCCGCGCCCCTGTCCGGCCTGCTGACCAAGGCGGGCGTGCTGGGCGTGGCCCTCATCGTGCCGGTGCTGGCCGGACAAGCCGGAGGGCACTGGATCCTGACCCTGGTCACGCTCATGGCCGCCGTGACCTTCATCCTGGGCGAGCTCATGGCCCTGACCCAGTCCGACGTGAAGCGCATGCTGGCCTACTCCACCCTGGCCCAGATCGGCGAGATCGGCCTGGTGCTCTGCCTGGGCACCTGGGCCGCCACAGTTGGCGCGCTGTCCCACGTGGTGAACCACGCCGTCATGAAGGACCTGCTGTTCCTCGCGGCGGGCGGTCTCATCATGCGCGCGGGCACCCAGCGCATCGACGGGCTCAAGGGCCTGGGCAAGGCCATGCCCGTAACCGGCGCGTGCATGGCCGTGGGCCTGGTCTCCATCATGGGCCTGCCCCCCATGGGCGGGTTCTTCAGCAAGTTCCTGATGCTCCAGGCCGCCATGGCGGCCGGGCAAACCTGGATCGCCGCCCTGGTGCTCATCGGCAGCCTGATTGGCTGCGTGTACTACGGACGCCTGATCAAGGTGCTCTTCTTCTCGCCCTACGAGGGCCAGCCCGTCGAAGAAATGCCCCTGACCATGCGCCTGGCCGTCGGCGGCCTGGCCGCCCTGGCCCTGGTGAGCGGCCTCATCCCCTCCCAGTGGACCTCCCTGGTGATCCCGGCCGCCACCGCGCTCTTCCCGGCGTCCGTGGGCGCGCTGCCCGATATCTCCATCAACTGGACCCTGCCGGTGGTGCTGCCGCTTGCCGGCGCCGCCGCCGCGATCTTCCTGCGCAAGGATATGAGGCTCTCCGGCAAGGCCGCCACCGTGGGCCTGGCCCTGGGCCTCATCGCGCTCATGGTCCACATGGGCGACTGGGGCAGCCTGCAGTGGACCTTCGCCCTCCTGGTTCTGGGCCTAGGCGTGTGCAACATGGCCTACTCCACCGGCTACATGACCCACAGCCACACCGGCTGGCGCTTCTTCGCCGTGTTCTCGGTGATGGTGGCCGGCCTGGTGGGCCTGTGCTCCACAAGCTCGCTCATCGCCTTCTTCTGCTTCTGGGAGATCATGAGCAGCTGGCCGCTCTTCTTCGCCATCATCCACGAGGAGAGCCCCTCGGCCCTGAAGGAAGGCACCAAGTACTTCCTGTTCAACATCGCCGGCGCGTCCTTCCTGTTCCTGGGCATCCTGTGCCTGGGCCACGTGGCCGGAGGCTTCGGGTTCGACGCCGTGAACCACGCCGTCACCACCCTGCCCGCGACCACCTGGCTGCCCGGCCTGTGCCTGGCGGGCATCGGCATGCTCATGAAGGCGGCCATGCTGCCCGTGCGCATCGACTACCAGATGCACCCGGCCACCGCACCCACCCCGGTGAGCGGCTACATCTCGGCCATGCTCTTAAAAAGCGCCCCCTTCGGCCTGATGCTGGCCCGGTTCGTGTGGGCCGGAGGCGTCAGCGGCGACTCGGCCGCAGCGCTGAACACCGCCATGCACATCGGCGTCTGGATCGGCGGCATCACCATCCTGTACGCGGCGGTCAAGGCCCTGGTGCAGACCGGCATCAAGGAGATGCTCATCTACTCCACGGTGAGCCAGCTGGGTTACATCGTGGTGGGCGTGTGCCTGGGCACCACGCTCGGCGTCACCGGCGGCCTGCTGCACCTGTTCAACCACATGCTGTTCAAGGACCTGGCGTTCCTCTGCGCGGGCGCGCTCATGTTCGCCACCCACGCCCACAACCTGGAGGAGCTTGGCGGCGTCGGCCGCAAGATGCCGGTGACGCTCCTGTGCTTCTGCGCGGCGCTCTTCTCCATCGCGGGCATGCCCCCCTTCAACGGCTTCAACTCCAAGCTGGTCATCTACTACGCGCTCATCGAGCGCGGCGAGATGGTGCTGGCCATCATCGCCATCCTGTCCAGCGTCATCACCCTGGCCTACTTCCTGAAGTTCATGCACGGCGCGTTCTTCGGCCAGATGTCGGCCGCCGCCGAGCGCGCCCATGAAGTCGGCCCGGCCATGCGCATCCCCATCGTGATCCTGTCCGTGTTGTGCCTGCTGACGGGCATCTTCCCGGGCCTGGCGCTCATCCCCATCGCGGGCATCGAGCAGGCGCTGAACATCCAGGCCCCCCAGGTGGCCCTGTCCGGCATCACCTCAGGCTACGGCGCGTTCGACATGACGCTGCTCTCCTTCATGATCATCGTGGTCGGAGGCGGCGTGTGGTTGGGTGTTTCCCGCCTCACCGGCCGGGTGCGCCGCACCGCCATCCACACCTGCGGCGAGACCAGCGTGGACCACCGCTTCACCCACGTGGGCGCGGGCGACCTCTACGCCGCCCCCCTGCAGATACTGGCCCGCATGACCAAGGGCCACTTCGCTCTCAAGCGTTTCGGAGGCCATCATGAGTAA
- a CDS encoding respiratory chain complex I subunit 1 family protein yields the protein MSNILEATFAILIFPGGAFALALGLFLKGMDRKVLARLQRRVGPPLIQPLLDVLKLTTKETLIPTTANELAFRLAPVLGLTGVLVTAAVMPVGGVWSGVSGLGDILVLLYLLPIPAMALMLAGSASSSPYGALGFSREMAIMFAYEMPLIASFLAVAVRVGGAGGSLFSLDAIMAYQFANGPLLLDPVMMPAALALLIFIPGTMGSGLFDIPEAEPEVIEGPLLEYSGPLLATFNLMSAVKLVVVLELAVALLWPNGLGGNVLVNLAWHVFKCLALLMVSVTCFRAATGRLRLDQGFAFFVKYTSPLALMSLGLAYILR from the coding sequence ATGAGTAATATCCTGGAGGCGACGTTCGCCATCCTGATCTTCCCGGGCGGCGCGTTCGCCCTGGCCTTGGGGCTCTTCCTCAAGGGCATGGACCGCAAGGTGCTGGCCCGGCTGCAACGCCGCGTCGGCCCCCCGCTCATCCAGCCGCTCTTGGACGTGCTCAAGCTCACCACCAAGGAAACCCTCATCCCCACCACTGCCAACGAGTTGGCCTTCCGGCTGGCCCCGGTGCTGGGCCTGACCGGCGTGCTGGTGACCGCCGCGGTCATGCCCGTTGGCGGCGTGTGGTCCGGCGTGTCCGGCCTGGGCGACATCCTGGTGCTTCTGTACCTCTTGCCCATCCCGGCCATGGCGCTGATGCTGGCCGGTTCCGCATCCAGCTCGCCCTACGGGGCGCTTGGGTTCTCGCGCGAGATGGCCATCATGTTCGCCTACGAGATGCCGCTCATCGCCTCTTTCCTGGCGGTGGCGGTGCGCGTGGGCGGTGCGGGCGGCTCGCTCTTCTCCCTGGACGCCATCATGGCCTACCAGTTCGCAAACGGCCCCCTGCTGCTGGACCCGGTCATGATGCCCGCGGCCCTGGCGCTTCTCATCTTCATCCCCGGCACCATGGGCAGCGGCCTGTTCGACATCCCCGAGGCCGAGCCCGAGGTGATCGAAGGTCCGCTGCTGGAATACTCCGGGCCGCTTCTGGCCACGTTCAACCTCATGAGCGCGGTGAAGCTGGTGGTGGTGCTGGAGCTGGCGGTGGCCCTCCTGTGGCCCAACGGCCTTGGCGGCAACGTGCTGGTGAACCTGGCCTGGCACGTCTTCAAGTGCCTTGCGCTGCTCATGGTTTCCGTGACCTGCTTCCGGGCGGCCACCGGACGCCTGCGCCTGGACCAGGGCTTCGCCTTCTTCGTCAAGTACACTTCGCCCCTGGCGCTCATGAGCCTCGGGCTGGCCTATATCCTTCGTTAA
- a CDS encoding NADH-quinone oxidoreductase subunit B family protein, whose protein sequence is MRNLINKLAPRSPWIYRLNAGSCNGCDVEMATAALIPRYDVERIGCKYCGSPRHADIVLISGPLTVRVRDKVLRVFDEIPHPKVTVGVGVCPVSGGCFRDGYSTGAPTDHYIPLDVIVPGCPPRPQAIIEGIVKALDVWRVRLTEATCCRS, encoded by the coding sequence ATGCGCAATCTGATCAACAAGCTCGCCCCGCGCTCGCCCTGGATCTACCGGCTCAACGCCGGCAGCTGCAACGGCTGCGACGTGGAGATGGCCACCGCCGCGCTCATCCCGCGCTACGACGTGGAGCGCATCGGGTGCAAATACTGCGGCAGCCCAAGGCATGCCGACATCGTTCTCATCTCGGGCCCGCTCACCGTGCGCGTTCGCGACAAGGTGCTGCGCGTCTTCGACGAGATCCCCCATCCCAAGGTCACGGTGGGCGTGGGCGTGTGCCCGGTCTCCGGCGGATGCTTCCGCGACGGATACTCCACCGGCGCCCCCACCGACCACTACATCCCCCTGGACGTCATCGTCCCGGGCTGCCCGCCCAGGCCCCAGGCCATCATCGAGGGCATCGTCAAGGCCCTGGACGTCTGGCGCGTTAGGCTTACGGAGGCCACATGCTGCCGTTCCTGA